A genomic region of Pseudomonas sp. RSB 5.4 contains the following coding sequences:
- a CDS encoding NADP-dependent isocitrate dehydrogenase, translating into MPTRSKIIYTFTDEAPALATYSLLPIIEAYTASADIAVETRDISLAARILASFPEQLGDKAVADHLAELGDLAVTPEANIIKLPNISASVPQLQAAIKELQAQGYNLPDYPETVTNDAEKEAKARYDKVKGSAVNPVLREGNSDRRAPLSVKNYARKHPHKMGAWAKDSKSHVAHMSTGDFYGSEKAALIDAADAVKIELIAKDGTATVLKEKTSVQAGEILDCAVMSKNALRAFIAAEIESAKAQGVLLSVHLKATMMKVSDPIMFGQIVAEFYKDALTKHADVLAQIGFNLNNGIGDLYARIKALPAEQQAQIEADIAAVYAARPSLAMVNSDKGITNLHVPSDVIVDASMPAMIRDSGKMWGTDGQLHDTKAVIPDRCYATIYQAVIEDCKANGAFDPTTMGSVPNVGLMAKKAEEYGSHDKTFQIKADGVVRVTDSKGNLLMEQTVEAGDIFRMCQTKDAPIQDWVKLAVNRARASSTPAIFWLDPMRAHDGVVIEKVQAYLKDHDTSGLDIQIMAPVDAMKYTLQRTREGKDTISVTGNVLRDYLTDLFPIMELGTSAKMLSIVPLMNGGGLFETGAGGSAPKHVQQLVEENFLRWDSLGEFLALAASLEHLGVNYNNPKALVLSKTLDQATGQFLDNNKSPSRKVGNIDNRGSHFYLAMYWAQALAAQTEDAALQAQFATLAKTLTENEATIVAELNAVQGKPVDIGGYYHADAELISKAMRPSATFNAAIAALV; encoded by the coding sequence ATGCCCACCCGCTCGAAGATCATCTATACCTTCACCGACGAAGCCCCAGCCCTCGCCACCTATTCCCTGCTGCCGATCATCGAGGCTTACACCGCCTCGGCCGATATCGCCGTGGAAACCCGCGATATCTCTCTTGCAGCGCGCATCCTGGCCAGCTTCCCCGAGCAACTGGGCGACAAAGCCGTAGCCGACCACCTCGCCGAACTGGGCGACCTGGCCGTTACGCCTGAAGCCAACATCATCAAGCTGCCGAACATCAGTGCTTCGGTGCCTCAGCTGCAAGCAGCAATCAAAGAGCTGCAAGCCCAGGGTTACAACCTGCCGGACTACCCGGAAACCGTGACCAACGACGCCGAAAAAGAAGCCAAGGCGCGTTACGACAAGGTCAAGGGCAGCGCCGTGAACCCGGTTCTGCGTGAAGGCAACTCCGACCGCCGCGCCCCGCTGTCGGTAAAAAACTACGCGCGCAAGCACCCGCACAAAATGGGCGCCTGGGCCAAAGACTCCAAGTCCCACGTAGCTCACATGAGCACCGGCGATTTCTACGGCAGCGAAAAAGCTGCCCTGATCGACGCCGCTGACGCTGTGAAAATCGAGCTGATCGCCAAAGACGGCACCGCGACCGTCCTGAAAGAAAAAACCAGCGTTCAGGCCGGCGAGATCCTCGACTGCGCCGTGATGAGCAAAAACGCCCTGCGCGCGTTCATCGCCGCTGAAATCGAAAGCGCCAAGGCCCAGGGCGTGCTGCTCTCGGTTCACCTGAAAGCGACCATGATGAAGGTCTCCGACCCGATCATGTTCGGCCAGATCGTTGCCGAGTTCTATAAAGACGCCCTGACCAAGCACGCTGACGTGCTGGCCCAGATCGGCTTCAACCTGAACAACGGCATCGGCGACCTGTACGCTCGCATCAAGGCCCTGCCGGCCGAGCAGCAAGCGCAGATCGAAGCGGACATCGCAGCGGTCTACGCCGCGCGTCCGTCGCTGGCGATGGTCAACTCCGACAAGGGCATCACCAACCTGCACGTGCCGAGCGACGTCATCGTCGACGCCTCGATGCCGGCGATGATCCGTGACTCCGGCAAGATGTGGGGCACCGACGGCCAGTTGCACGACACCAAGGCCGTGATCCCGGATCGTTGCTACGCAACCATCTACCAGGCCGTGATCGAAGATTGCAAAGCCAACGGCGCGTTCGATCCGACCACCATGGGCAGCGTGCCGAACGTTGGCCTGATGGCGAAGAAAGCCGAAGAGTACGGCTCGCACGACAAGACTTTCCAGATCAAGGCTGACGGCGTGGTTCGCGTCACCGACAGCAAGGGCAACCTGCTGATGGAACAGACTGTTGAAGCCGGCGACATCTTCCGCATGTGCCAGACCAAAGACGCGCCGATCCAGGACTGGGTCAAACTGGCCGTCAACCGCGCTCGCGCCAGCAGCACCCCGGCGATCTTCTGGCTGGACCCGATGCGCGCCCACGACGGCGTAGTGATCGAGAAGGTTCAGGCTTACCTGAAGGATCACGACACCAGCGGTCTGGACATCCAGATCATGGCGCCGGTCGATGCCATGAAGTACACCCTGCAGCGCACCCGCGAAGGCAAGGACACCATCTCGGTGACCGGCAACGTACTGCGCGACTACCTGACTGACCTGTTCCCGATCATGGAACTGGGCACCAGCGCCAAGATGCTGTCGATCGTGCCGCTGATGAACGGCGGTGGCCTGTTCGAAACCGGCGCCGGCGGTTCGGCGCCGAAGCACGTGCAGCAACTGGTTGAAGAGAACTTCCTGCGCTGGGATTCGCTGGGCGAATTCCTGGCTCTGGCAGCGTCCCTCGAGCATTTGGGTGTGAACTACAACAACCCGAAAGCGCTGGTTCTGTCGAAAACCCTGGATCAGGCCACCGGTCAGTTCCTCGACAACAACAAGTCGCCATCGCGCAAAGTCGGCAACATCGACAACCGCGGCAGCCACTTCTATCTGGCGATGTACTGGGCTCAGGCCCTGGCCGCCCAGACCGAAGACGCTGCACTGCAAGCGCAGTTCGCGACCCTGGCCAAAACCCTGACCGAGAACGAGGCGACCATCGTTGCCGAGCTCAACGCCGTGCAGGGCAAGCCAGTGGACATCGGCGGTTACTACCACGCCGATGCCGAGCTGATCAGCAAGGCCATGCGCCCAAGCGCAACCTTCAACGCGGCGATTGCTGCGCTGGTTTAA
- a CDS encoding cupin domain-containing protein translates to MNPDTPLQLLGGLTAREFMRDYWQKKPLLIRQAIPDFESPIDADELAGLALEEEVESRLVIEHGERPWELRRGPFAEDEFSKLPEKEWTLLVQAVDQFVPEVSELLENFRFLPSWRVDDVMISFAAPGGSVGPHFDNYDVFLLQGHGQRNWKIGQMCDSESPLLQHADLRILAEFHETEEWVLEPGDMLYLPPRLAHCGVAVDNCMTYSVGFRAPSASEVLTHFTDFLSQFLTDEERYTDADAKPVSDDPHQIQHDALGRLKSLLAEHMSDERLLLTWFGQYMTEPRYPELVVGPEDVEEDDFLNALQDGAVLIRNPSARLAWSEVDDDLLLFASGQSRYLPGKLRELLKMICAADALHVDNLGEWLNDEDGRGLLCELVKQGSLGFADE, encoded by the coding sequence ATGAATCCTGATACTCCTCTTCAACTTCTGGGCGGTCTCACGGCGCGCGAATTCATGCGCGATTACTGGCAGAAAAAGCCGCTGCTGATCCGTCAGGCCATTCCTGACTTCGAAAGCCCGATCGACGCCGATGAACTGGCCGGCCTGGCCCTGGAAGAAGAGGTCGAGTCGCGCCTGGTGATCGAGCACGGCGAGCGTCCGTGGGAGCTGCGTCGCGGCCCGTTCGCCGAAGACGAATTCAGCAAACTGCCGGAAAAAGAGTGGACGCTGCTGGTTCAGGCCGTTGATCAATTCGTCCCGGAAGTCAGCGAGCTGCTGGAAAACTTCCGCTTCCTGCCGAGCTGGCGCGTCGATGACGTAATGATCAGCTTCGCCGCCCCGGGTGGCAGCGTTGGTCCGCACTTCGACAACTACGACGTGTTCCTGCTGCAAGGCCACGGCCAGCGCAACTGGAAGATCGGCCAGATGTGCGACTCCGAGAGCCCGCTGCTGCAACACGCGGATCTGCGCATTCTCGCCGAATTCCACGAGACCGAAGAGTGGGTGCTGGAACCGGGCGACATGCTCTACCTGCCGCCGCGCCTGGCTCACTGCGGTGTCGCCGTGGACAACTGCATGACCTACTCGGTCGGCTTCCGCGCCCCAAGCGCCTCGGAAGTGCTGACCCACTTCACCGATTTCCTCAGCCAGTTCCTGACTGACGAAGAACGCTACACCGACGCCGATGCGAAACCGGTCAGCGATGATCCACATCAGATCCAGCACGACGCACTCGGCCGCCTGAAAAGCCTGCTCGCCGAGCACATGAGCGACGAGCGCCTGCTGCTGACCTGGTTCGGCCAGTACATGACCGAGCCGCGCTACCCGGAACTGGTGGTTGGCCCGGAAGACGTTGAAGAAGATGACTTCCTCAATGCCCTGCAAGACGGCGCGGTGCTGATCCGCAACCCGAGTGCGCGCCTGGCCTGGTCGGAAGTCGATGACGACCTGCTGCTGTTCGCCAGCGGCCAGAGCCGTTACCTGCCGGGCAAGCTGCGCGAGCTGCTGAAGATGATCTGCGCCGCCGATGCGCTGCACGTCGACAACCTCGGCGAGTGGCTGAACGACGAAGACGGTCGCGGCCTGCTGTGCGAGCTGGTCAAACAAGGCAGCCTGGGATTTGCCGATGAATAA
- the purB gene encoding adenylosuccinate lyase, with product MQLSSLTAVSPVDGRYAGKTQALRPIFSEYGLIRARVLVEVRWLQRLAAHAGIPEVPAFSAEANAVLNELAENFSLEHAERVKEIERTTNHDVKAIEYLLKEQAAKLPELAKVSEFIHFACTSEDINNLSHALMLREGRDDVMLPLMRQTANAIRELAIRFADVPMLSRTHGQPASPTTLGKELANVVYRLERQIAQVAAVPLLGKINGAVGNYNAHLSAYPQIDWEANARAFIEDELGLGFNPYTTQIEPHDYIAELFDAIARFNTILIDFDRDIWGYISLGYFKQRTIAGEIGSSTMPHKVNPIDFENSEGNLGIANALFQHLASKLPISRWQRDLTDSTVLRNLGVGFAHSVIAYEASLKGISKLELNEQKIAADLDACWEVLAEPIQTVMRRYNIENPYEKLKELTRGKGISPEALQTFIDGLDMPAEAKAELKQLTPANYIGNAVAQAKRI from the coding sequence ATGCAGCTCTCTTCGCTCACTGCGGTTTCCCCTGTTGACGGCCGCTACGCCGGCAAAACCCAGGCCCTGCGCCCGATTTTCAGCGAGTACGGCCTGATCCGTGCCCGCGTCCTGGTTGAAGTGCGCTGGCTCCAGCGCCTGGCCGCCCACGCCGGCATCCCGGAAGTGCCAGCCTTCTCCGCCGAGGCCAACGCCGTTCTCAATGAACTGGCTGAAAACTTCTCGCTGGAGCACGCCGAGCGCGTCAAAGAGATCGAGCGCACCACCAACCACGACGTCAAGGCGATCGAATACCTGCTCAAGGAGCAGGCGGCCAAGCTGCCGGAGCTGGCCAAGGTCAGCGAATTCATCCACTTTGCCTGCACCAGCGAAGACATCAACAACCTGTCCCACGCCCTGATGCTGCGCGAAGGCCGTGACGACGTGATGCTGCCGCTGATGCGCCAGACCGCCAACGCCATCCGCGAACTGGCGATCCGTTTCGCCGACGTGCCGATGCTGTCGCGCACCCACGGTCAGCCGGCCTCGCCGACCACCTTGGGCAAAGAACTGGCGAACGTGGTTTACCGTCTCGAGCGTCAGATCGCTCAAGTCGCTGCCGTGCCGCTGCTGGGCAAGATCAACGGTGCCGTGGGCAACTACAACGCGCACCTGTCGGCCTACCCGCAGATCGACTGGGAAGCCAACGCCCGCGCCTTCATCGAAGACGAGCTGGGCCTGGGCTTCAACCCGTACACCACGCAGATCGAACCGCACGACTACATCGCCGAGCTGTTCGACGCGATCGCACGCTTCAACACCATCCTGATCGACTTCGACCGTGACATCTGGGGCTACATCTCCCTGGGTTACTTCAAGCAGCGCACCATCGCTGGCGAAATCGGTTCGTCGACCATGCCGCACAAGGTCAACCCGATCGACTTCGAAAACTCCGAAGGCAACCTGGGCATCGCCAACGCACTGTTCCAGCACCTGGCGAGCAAACTGCCGATCTCCCGCTGGCAGCGCGACCTGACCGACTCCACCGTACTGCGCAACCTCGGTGTGGGCTTCGCTCACAGCGTGATCGCCTACGAAGCCAGCCTCAAAGGCATCAGCAAACTGGAGCTCAACGAGCAGAAGATTGCTGCTGACCTCGACGCCTGCTGGGAAGTGCTGGCCGAGCCGATCCAGACTGTGATGCGCCGCTACAACATCGAAAACCCGTACGAAAAGCTGAAAGAACTGACCCGCGGCAAGGGCATCAGCCCGGAAGCGCTGCAGACTTTCATCGACGGCCTGGACATGCCAGCCGAAGCGAAAGCCGAGCTGAAACAGCTGACTCCGGCCAACTACATCGGCAACGCTGTGGCGCAAGCCAAACGCATCTGA
- the icd gene encoding NADP-dependent isocitrate dehydrogenase, producing the protein MGYKKIQVPAVGDKITVNADHSLNVPDNPIIPFIEGDGIGVDVSPVMIKVVDAAVAKAYGGKRKISWMEVYAGEKATQVYDQDTWLPQETLDAVKDYVVSIKGPLTTPVGGGIRSLNVALRQQLDLYVCLRPVVWFEGVPSPVKKPGDVDMVIFRENSEDIYAGIEWKAGSPEATKVIKFLKEEMGVTKIRFDQDCGIGIKPVSKEGTKRLVRKALQYVVDNDRKSLTIVHKGNIMKFTEGAFKDWGYEVAKEEFGAELLDGGPWMKFKNPKTGREVIVKDAIADAMLQQILLRPAEYDVIATLNLNGDYLSDALAAEVGGIGIAPGANLSDTVAMFEATHGTAPKYAGKDQVNPGSVILSAEMMLRHLGWTEAADLIIKGTNGAIKAKTVTYDFERLMDGATLVSSSGFGDALISHM; encoded by the coding sequence ATGGGTTACAAGAAGATTCAGGTTCCAGCCGTCGGCGACAAAATCACCGTCAATGCAGACCATTCTCTCAATGTTCCTGATAACCCGATCATCCCCTTCATTGAAGGTGACGGCATTGGCGTCGACGTCAGCCCGGTGATGATCAAAGTGGTTGATGCTGCCGTGGCCAAGGCCTACGGGGGTAAGCGCAAGATTTCCTGGATGGAGGTTTATGCTGGCGAAAAAGCGACTCAGGTCTATGACCAGGACACCTGGCTGCCCCAGGAAACCCTGGACGCCGTCAAGGATTACGTGGTCTCCATCAAGGGCCCGCTGACCACCCCGGTCGGTGGTGGCATCCGCTCCCTCAACGTAGCCCTGCGTCAGCAACTCGACCTTTATGTATGCCTGCGTCCCGTGGTGTGGTTCGAAGGTGTACCGAGCCCGGTGAAAAAGCCTGGCGACGTCGATATGGTGATCTTCCGCGAGAACTCCGAAGACATTTATGCCGGTATCGAATGGAAGGCCGGCTCCCCTGAGGCCACCAAGGTCATCAAGTTCCTGAAAGAAGAAATGGGCGTCACCAAGATCCGTTTCGACCAGGATTGCGGGATCGGCATCAAGCCTGTTTCCAAGGAAGGCACCAAGCGTCTGGTGCGCAAGGCCCTGCAATACGTGGTGGACAACGACCGCAAGTCGCTGACCATCGTGCACAAGGGCAACATCATGAAATTCACCGAAGGTGCCTTCAAGGACTGGGGTTACGAGGTGGCGAAGGAAGAATTCGGCGCCGAGCTGCTCGATGGCGGCCCATGGATGAAATTCAAGAACCCGAAAACCGGCCGTGAAGTCATCGTCAAGGATGCCATCGCCGACGCCATGCTCCAGCAGATCCTGTTGCGTCCGGCCGAATACGATGTGATTGCCACGCTGAACCTCAACGGTGACTACCTCTCCGACGCCCTGGCGGCGGAAGTGGGCGGTATCGGTATCGCGCCGGGTGCCAACCTTTCCGACACCGTGGCCATGTTCGAGGCGACCCACGGTACCGCGCCGAAGTACGCCGGTAAGGACCAGGTCAACCCGGGTTCGGTGATTCTGTCGGCCGAGATGATGTTGCGTCATCTGGGCTGGACCGAAGCGGCGGATCTCATCATCAAGGGCACCAACGGCGCCATCAAGGCCAAGACCGTGACCTATGACTTCGAGCGTCTGATGGACGGTGCCACGCTGGTGTCTTCTTCGGGCTTTGGGGATGCGCTGATTTCGCATATGTAA
- the clpS gene encoding ATP-dependent Clp protease adapter ClpS, which produces MHAISQIRLTFNQDRPLLQKDHLEEHDDDSAGVAVQEAKPALQAPPMYKVVLFNDDYTPMDFVVEVLEVFFNLNRELATKVMLAVHTEGRAVCGVFTRDIAETKAMQVNQYARESQHPLLCEIEKDG; this is translated from the coding sequence ATGCATGCAATCAGCCAGATTCGACTAACATTCAATCAGGATCGCCCGCTTCTCCAAAAGGATCATCTAGAGGAGCACGACGACGATTCGGCAGGCGTTGCTGTTCAGGAAGCAAAGCCTGCGTTACAGGCGCCGCCGATGTACAAGGTGGTTTTGTTCAATGATGACTACACACCGATGGATTTCGTCGTCGAAGTGCTCGAGGTGTTTTTTAACCTGAATCGCGAGCTGGCGACCAAGGTCATGCTGGCCGTTCACACAGAAGGACGGGCAGTATGTGGAGTGTTTACCCGCGACATCGCCGAGACAAAGGCCATGCAGGTCAACCAGTACGCCAGGGAAAGCCAGCATCCGCTACTCTGTGAAATCGAGAAGGACGGTTAA
- the cspD gene encoding cold shock domain-containing protein CspD, translating to MAVGKVKWFNNAKGFGFIIENGQTEDLFAHYSAIKMDGYKTLKAGQEVYFELLQGPKGLHAIAIQDKKTVDAVGAAGAAAAATGAISHATVVS from the coding sequence ATGGCTGTCGGCAAGGTCAAGTGGTTCAACAATGCCAAGGGGTTTGGATTCATTATCGAGAACGGCCAGACAGAAGACCTGTTTGCCCACTACTCGGCTATCAAGATGGATGGCTATAAAACTCTGAAGGCAGGCCAAGAGGTGTACTTCGAACTCCTTCAAGGCCCCAAAGGCCTGCACGCAATCGCGATTCAGGACAAAAAAACAGTGGACGCTGTGGGTGCAGCAGGAGCCGCTGCCGCCGCAACCGGCGCCATCAGCCACGCTACAGTCGTGAGCTGA
- a CDS encoding NUDIX hydrolase, producing the protein MEWLPHITVATIVEDNGRFLMVEEHKAGRNVLNQPAGHLDPNETLIEAAVRETLEETGWDVEPTGVVGIYLYTAPSNGVTYQRVCFSAKAVKHHPDYQLDDGIVGAKWLTRSELIAQRDNWRSELIIRCIDDYLAGHHFSLELIRPSL; encoded by the coding sequence ATGGAGTGGCTCCCCCACATCACCGTCGCCACCATCGTCGAAGACAACGGCCGCTTCCTGATGGTCGAAGAACACAAGGCCGGGCGTAACGTGCTCAATCAGCCGGCCGGCCACCTTGATCCGAACGAAACCCTGATCGAAGCTGCCGTCCGCGAAACCCTCGAGGAAACCGGCTGGGACGTCGAACCCACCGGCGTGGTCGGGATTTACCTGTACACCGCGCCGAGCAACGGCGTGACTTATCAACGCGTGTGCTTCAGCGCCAAAGCGGTGAAACACCACCCGGACTATCAACTCGACGATGGCATCGTCGGCGCCAAGTGGTTGACCCGCAGCGAATTAATCGCCCAGCGCGACAACTGGCGCAGCGAGCTGATCATCCGTTGCATCGACGACTATCTGGCCGGCCATCACTTCAGTCTCGAACTGATCCGCCCTTCTCTTTAG
- the hflD gene encoding high frequency lysogenization protein HflD: MSPTQEQLTALGGVFLAAVLVDRIAKTGQTSEAGLSCMLGSLLVRDPKDTLDVYGGDDLNLREGYRALIGALERDPSTLQREPLRYALSMLGLERQLAKRDDMLDTIGKRLPQIQSQVEHFGPAHENVIAACGALYQDTLSTLRQRIQVHGDMRNLQQPSNASKIRALLLAGIRSARLWRQLGGHRWQLVISRRKLLKELYPLMRSE, translated from the coding sequence ATGAGCCCGACTCAGGAGCAACTGACGGCGCTGGGCGGCGTGTTTCTCGCCGCCGTGCTGGTCGACCGCATTGCCAAGACCGGGCAGACCAGTGAGGCCGGCCTGAGCTGCATGCTCGGCAGCCTGCTGGTGCGCGACCCGAAAGACACACTGGATGTGTACGGTGGCGACGACCTCAATCTGCGCGAGGGTTATCGGGCATTGATCGGCGCTCTCGAGCGCGACCCGAGCACCCTGCAACGCGAACCGCTGCGCTATGCCCTGTCGATGCTCGGCCTGGAACGCCAACTGGCCAAACGTGACGACATGCTCGACACCATTGGCAAGCGCCTGCCGCAGATCCAATCGCAAGTCGAACACTTCGGCCCGGCCCACGAAAACGTGATCGCCGCCTGCGGTGCGCTGTATCAGGACACCCTGAGCACACTGCGCCAGCGGATTCAGGTACATGGCGACATGCGCAACCTGCAGCAACCGAGCAACGCCTCGAAGATCCGCGCCCTGCTGCTGGCCGGCATCCGTTCGGCACGCCTGTGGCGACAGCTCGGCGGGCACCGCTGGCAGTTGGTGATCAGCCGGCGCAAGCTGCTCAAAGAGCTGTATCCGTTGATGCGCAGCGAGTAA
- the mnmA gene encoding tRNA 2-thiouridine(34) synthase MnmA → MRDPAPSDTSKKRVIVGMSGGVDSSVSALLLIEQGYEVEGLFMKNWEEDDGTEYCTAMDDLADAQAVCDKIGIKLHTANFAAEYWDNVFEHFLAEYKAGRTPNPDILCNREIKFKAFLDYAMMLGADLIATGHYVRRRDIDGRTELLKGLDPNKDQSYFLHAVGGEQIAKTLFPVGELEKPEVRAIAEKYELATAKKKDSTGICFIGERRFSDFLKQYLPAQPGEIKTTEGEVIGRHHGLMYHTIGQRQGLGIGGLKDAGDEPWYVLRKDLDTNELIVGQGNNHPWLFSSALLASEIYWVNPIDLSQPLRLTAKVRYRQSDQACTLEKTVSGYRAVFDEPQRAVTPGQSVVFYDGEICLGGGVIEVAEPWSGQA, encoded by the coding sequence ATGCGTGATCCAGCCCCTTCTGACACATCCAAGAAGCGCGTCATTGTCGGCATGTCCGGCGGCGTGGACTCTTCCGTTTCCGCTCTCCTGCTGATCGAGCAGGGTTACGAGGTGGAAGGCCTGTTCATGAAGAACTGGGAAGAAGACGACGGAACGGAATACTGCACCGCCATGGACGACCTGGCGGATGCCCAGGCCGTGTGCGACAAGATCGGCATCAAGCTGCACACCGCCAACTTCGCCGCCGAGTACTGGGACAACGTGTTCGAGCACTTCCTGGCCGAATACAAGGCCGGTCGCACGCCGAACCCGGACATCCTGTGCAACCGCGAGATCAAGTTCAAGGCGTTCCTCGACTACGCCATGATGCTTGGCGCCGACCTGATCGCCACCGGCCACTATGTGCGCCGTCGCGACATCGATGGTCGTACCGAACTGCTCAAGGGCCTCGACCCGAACAAGGACCAGAGCTACTTTCTGCACGCTGTCGGCGGCGAACAGATCGCCAAGACCCTGTTCCCGGTCGGTGAACTGGAAAAGCCCGAAGTTCGCGCCATTGCCGAGAAATACGAGCTGGCGACCGCCAAGAAGAAGGATTCCACCGGGATCTGCTTCATCGGCGAGCGACGTTTCAGCGACTTCCTCAAGCAATACCTGCCGGCGCAACCGGGCGAGATCAAGACCACCGAAGGCGAAGTCATCGGCCGTCACCACGGCTTGATGTACCACACCATCGGCCAGCGTCAGGGCCTGGGCATCGGCGGCCTGAAAGATGCCGGCGACGAGCCGTGGTACGTGCTGCGCAAGGATCTGGACACCAACGAGCTGATCGTCGGCCAGGGCAACAACCATCCGTGGCTGTTCTCCAGCGCCCTGCTCGCTTCGGAAATCTATTGGGTCAACCCGATCGACCTGAGCCAGCCGCTGCGCCTCACCGCCAAAGTGCGTTATCGCCAGAGTGATCAGGCCTGCACCCTGGAAAAAACCGTCAGCGGCTACCGCGCCGTGTTCGACGAACCGCAACGCGCAGTGACCCCGGGCCAGTCCGTGGTGTTCTACGACGGTGAAATCTGCCTCGGTGGCGGCGTGATCGAAGTCGCCGAGCCGTGGAGCGGCCAGGCATGA